The genomic segment AATCCATTCTTCCCTTGCCAGTTTTCCCGTTACCGTTTACTCTTTTCATGTGACCTCCTTGCTTTCCGTTGTTTTCGTTCAAAAACATGGTAGCAGGTGAGGTCATACCTTCGTTTCAACTAAGTTTAGGACACTTTCGAATTGAAAGCCTTAGAATAAACATAGCGTGACAGATGAAATAGACGCGTGAGGAAAGAACGATGACAAGGGTGACTTTGGAACTTCCGGACGAGGTTTTTTCCGCATTACGCAAGACACCTGATGATTTTGGCCGGGAATTGCGGCTAGCCGCTGCCATACACTGGTATTCACGCGGTGAAATATCCCAGGAAAAAGCCGCCTATATAGCCGGAGTGGACAGGACAGATTTCCTTATGGCGCTGGCACGTGAAAAAACGGATGTCTTTGCGGTGGATTTGAACGAATTGCGAAAAGAAATCAGCCGTGCCTGACGCCGCTGTGGTGAACGCCTCACCACTTATATTTCTCTCCCGCGCCGGGTTGGTTGATTTGCTCAAACAGGCTGGTTCAAGGATATTTGTGCCAGGATCGGTCCTCGTGGAAATAAAACAGAGGGGTGCAAACGATCCGGCGGCGCAAGCGCTGGCCAGGAATGAATGGCTGACGAGCCTGACCCTCACTTCAATTCCTCAAATCATCCAGTCATGGGACTTGGGCCCCGGAGAATCCGCCGTCCTGGCATACGCATACAACAACCCTGGCGTGATCGCTGTCATTGACGATCTTTGCGCCCGCCGTTGCGCTGTCACACTCAACATCAATGTTATTGGGACATTGGGACTAGTGTTGATAGCGAAAAGGCGAGGTGTTATTCCACTTGCCCGTCCTGTGATGGACAACCTTCGCCAAACAGGGATGTATCTGTCCAGATCAACAATGGATCAGGCGCTTGCCCTGGTGGGGGAATAATAATCAGGTTGTTGATAAATGCAATTATTTAACGACGATCTGACCGAGACATCCTTCATCGGCCGCTACCGGATGATAGAAAAACTTGGGGCCGGGGCCATGGGGGTGGTGTTC from the Nitrospinota bacterium genome contains:
- a CDS encoding UPF0175 family protein; the encoded protein is MTRVTLELPDEVFSALRKTPDDFGRELRLAAAIHWYSRGEISQEKAAYIAGVDRTDFLMALAREKTDVFAVDLNELRKEISRA
- a CDS encoding DUF3368 domain-containing protein, which encodes MPDAAVVNASPLIFLSRAGLVDLLKQAGSRIFVPGSVLVEIKQRGANDPAAQALARNEWLTSLTLTSIPQIIQSWDLGPGESAVLAYAYNNPGVIAVIDDLCARRCAVTLNINVIGTLGLVLIAKRRGVIPLARPVMDNLRQTGMYLSRSTMDQALALVGE